The nucleotide window TTGTTCTTTAAAATATGAGGGTTCGATATTCCCTCCCTGCAGATATATAAAGCCTGGAAGTTCCCGGGGTTGGTTGGCTTAAGGACCACCAGGAGGGAACTTACTTCTTTTTCATTCACTTTTGTATGGATTGCCATTAAGTGCATCAACCGATGGCGGTTTGCCCTGGCCGTTTCAATCAATTCGTATAGATCTGAATATCCTTCTCCAAGCTCGATAAAACGCTGAATCACTTTTATTTCCCCTTCCGGCTTATCACTCCATCATACTTTACCATTTGCAGCCTTATATTTGAAGCATTCCTCTCTTTCTTCGTTTTTGATATTTAATTAAAACAAAAACAAAGCCTTGAACCATTCAGGCTCAAGGCTTCCTTCCATGCACCGCAATAGTGCTGAAGGCAAAGGGAGAGGAGAAACCGGAGGAAAACTTATGGGGAAACGTAAGTCTTCTCCGCGGTTGGCAACAACATCCTCAAATTGATGTTGTTAATCTTTATTATTTCCATATTAGGAATGGATATACACTGGTTTGGTTAATTTTTTGAATGTGTGGTAGGATAAGGGAGTAATTTATACGAACATAATGTAATAAGCTTACATATTTAAGGAGTAAAAAAATGAGAGTTGTATCAGGTGATTTAAAGGGCCGGGTTTTAAAAGCGGTGCCCGGGACGTCTACCAGGCCTACTACTGATAAAGTTAAGGAAGCTTTGTTCAATATGATTGGCCCTTATTTTACAGGAGGCCTTGGACTTGATTTATTTGCCGGAAGTGGAGGCCTGGGGATTGAGGCACTTAGCAGAGGACTGGACAAAGTCATTTTTGTTGATCGTGAAGGAAAGGCGATTCATGTTATAAATGAGAACCTGAAATCCTGCGACCTGGAAGAGAAAGCAGAAGTTTACAGGAATGAGGCTGTCAGGGCCTTGAAGGCCATTCAAAAAAGAGAGCTGGTCTTCGATTTTATTTTCCTGGACCCTCCTTACAAAAAACAGCAGCTGGTCAAGCTATTGGAAATGATGGATAAAGAGGGGCTTATCCATCAGGAAGGTTTGATTGTCTGTGAACATGCCTCTGATATCAGGCTGCCAGAAAAAATAGGAAAACTGGTGCAAACCAGAAATGAAAAATATGGTATTATCGGAATAACTCTTTATAATGTTGAGGCAGTAGATGAGGGGGAAAAATAGGTGGCAAGAGTTGCTGTTTGTCCAGGCAGTTTCGACCCAATTACATACGGGCACTTGGATATCATCACAAGGGCTGCGAAGGTATTCGATGAACTTTATGTAGTCGTATTGAATAATTCTTCAAAGAAACCGCTGTTTTCAGTAGAAGAAAGAATCGACTTGATAGACCAGGTCACAAAGAGCATCCCGAATGTAAAAGTGGATTCATTTCAGGGCCTGCTGGTTGATTATGCAGAGAGCGTAAATGCCAATGCCATTATCAGGGGGTTGCGCGCCGTTTCGGATTTTGAGTATGAGATGCAAATCACTTCAATGAACAGGGTCTTGGATGACAAAATTGAGACTTTTTTCATCATGACAAATAACCAGTACTCATTCTTAAGTTCAAGCATCGTTAAAGAAGTTGCCAAGTATGGCGGGAAAATTTCCGAATTGGTTCCGAGTGAAGTCGAGGAAGCCTTACTGAAAAAATTCAATGAAGACAAAAAATAACGGGCAGAAATGCCCGTTATTTTTCTTGCAGTATCCGCCTGCCGAAGATCCAGATGTAAATGAGCAAACTGCCAATCGTGATCAGCGGCCCTGCTGTGGCAAGGAGGCTGTATGCTTCTGCCAGGCGGCTTCCCTCCGAAGTCAGATATTCCATTACTGGCAAAGCGTTTGATGGCTGGCCATCCTGGAAAAAGCGTTCATATACTGGTTTCCAAAGGATGAAAGCATAAAAAGCTGCAAAGAACCCATGAATGATCCTCGCGAAAAAGAATGGCTGGAAGCGGATATCTGTCTGGGCGAGAATGCTTGCCACCTGGGCCTGAACGCTAAAACCGCTGAATGCGAGTATGAAGCTTGTAATGACAGCCTGATGCATCAAGGTTGCATCCTGTACCTGGCTAGTCATCTGGCTCCCGAGTGTAATCTCAAATATGCCAGAAATAAATGGAAGGCTAAGCATATCTGTCATTCCCAGCATTCCGAGCATGATTTCAAGGAATTTGGCAAGGAATCCAGTAATGTGAAGATGAAATAACAGTTTGTTTATGACTGAAAACAAGATGATGAAGCCACCGATCATCAACAGGGTCTGGATGGAAGACATTACGGCATCACCGAGCAGTTTTCCAATCGGGCGGTTGTCCTTGATCCTCGTTCTGTGCAGTGCAGCAAAAGCATCTCTTATGGATAAATTCCGTTCTTTATCCTTTGTAGTGCTTTCTTCGCTTCTCCCGTAGAACCTCATGATCAAACCTACGCTGATATTGCCAAGATAATGAGCCAGCGCGAGTATGACCCCAAGCTGGACATTGTAAAAGAATCCCACTGATACAGCTCCGAAAATGAAAAGAGGATTCGAGGAGTTTGTAAAAGAAACCAGCCTTTCTGCTTCAATTTTTGTCAGCTGACCTTCCTGGCGCATCCTTGCCGTCAGCTTAGCTCCTGCTGGAAAGCCAGAAGCCATTCCCATCGACCAGACAAATCCGCCAACACCCGGTACCTTGAACAGAGGCCTCATTAGGGGTTCGAGAAGTACGCCGATAAAACGGACGACTCCGAATCCGATCAGCATTTCAGATACGATGAAAAAAGGAAGGAGCGAGGGGAAGACAATCTCCCACCACATATTCAATCCCCGGATCGAAGCATCAAAGGATTCCTGGGGAAAGGTAATGAGTGAAACAGCCAGAAAGGTGACGGAGGCTGCAAGGAACAGTGTTTTCAATCTGGATTTTAGCACTTAAGATTCTCCTTCCTGCGGTCTTGCTGTGAAACTTTTTTAAACAATGGTAAAATAAAGTGAAACTCACCGGTGGGGTAATTTTCCATCCCATTCTATATACCTTGCATGCTGTCACATTTATGAAAAGCCTTTGTGACGGGCCGGTTTTAATCAATAAATTTTTACGTGAAAACATGATAAGTTGTCAGCCTTGTCCTCATATAAATCAATATACTCGCTGAACTTCAAATTAGACCAAGTTTAGGATGTATCGACAAAAACATGGGTTTGAGGGAGGAAAAAGCTTTGGCAAGACCAAAGATCGGTTTAGCCTTGGGTTCTGGTGGAGCAAGAGGATTTGCCCATCTGGGTGTCATAAAAGTCCTTAGGGACGAAGACATCCCCATTGATTTAATAGCCGGAAGCAGCATGGGGGCGCTTGTTGCATCTTTCTACGGTGCAGGACTGGATGTTGAACGGCTCTATAAACTATCACGTGTATTCAAACGGAAATATTATCTTGATTTTACGGTTCCAAAAATGGGGTTTATCGCCGGGAAAAGAGTGAAAGAGCTCATCAGGATCTTCACTCATGGGAAAATGATTGAGGAACTGGATATCCCAATTGGAATTGTTGCAACAGATCTCATGTCGGGCGAGAAGGTAGTCTTCAAAGAAGGTCCTGTGGCTGAAGCTGTAAGGGCAAGCATCGCGATTCCGGGGATTTTTGTGCCGGAAAAACTCGGGGGCCGATTATTCGTCGATGGCGGGGTCGTTGATCGGATCCCCGTTTCTGTCGCCAAGGAAATGGGTGCCGATATCGTTATCGCCGTTGATGTATCAAGTGTGAAAATCAACGAGGATGTCACCTCTATATTTGATGTCATCATGCAAAGTATCGATATCATGCAGATGGAGCTGGTTGCGAATCGGGAGGTTGCTTCAGATGTGATGCTCCGGCCGCCAGTTGAAATGTTCAATTCAAAAGCATTTACTAATATAGAAGAAATCATTGAGATTGGCGAAGAAGAAGCGAGAAAGCATATCGATAAAATCAAACAATGCATTGGACAATGGAAGGAGCCGCAAACAGAATGAGCAGAAAGACATCCATAGGCATTTCTATATTGGCAGCTGTTTTAATAATGGCTAGTGCACTTTTTTACCTGCCATACTATGTAACGAAGCCTGGAATGGCAAAGGAGCTTGAACCGATTGTCGAGGTGGAAGGCGGTTATGACGAGGAAGGCAATTTCATGCTTACAACCGTCAGGATGGGCAGAGCCAATATATATGCATACATCATCGCAAAGTTCAGCAAGTACCAGGAAATTTATCCAGTCGAAGATATCAGGGCAGAAGATGAAACGGATGAAGAATACAATATCCGCCAGCTTCACATGATGGATAATTCTAAAACGTCAGCAATCGAGGTGGCCTATAAAAAAGCCGGAAAACCAGTGGACTATACGTATAAAGGTGTTTACGTACTAAGGACTATGGAAGGAATGCCGGCTGATGGAAAACTAAAGCCAGGCGACCTCGTTTTCAAGGTAGATGGCAATCCTTTTTCATCATCCCAAGAATTCATTGAATATATTAGTTCAAAGAAGCCAGGGGATACCGTAAAGCTAGAGTATAAGCGAAATGGCAAGTCAAAACAGGCCAATATTCCATTGAAGGCACTTGATGATGGAAGCAATCGCCCTGTAGTAGGAATCCAGCTTGTTGATGACAAAGAAATTGACGTGGAACCGGATGTCACGGTGGAATCAGAAGAGATCGGCGGACCATCGGCAGGTTTTATGTTCTCATTGGAAATTTACAATCAATTGACAGAGGAAGATTTGACAAAAGGGTACGAAATAGCTGGAACCGGGACAATGAGCCCTGATGGCACGGTTGGAAGAATCGGGGGAATCCAGCAAAAAGTAGTAGCGGCGGATAAGGCCGGTGCCGAAATCTTTTTCGCACCATTTGAAAAAGGTGCAAAAGGTTCGAATTACGAAGAAGCGCTTATAGCTGCAAAAGATATCAAAACAAAAATGAAGATTGTTCCTGTTGATACTTTTGATGAAGCGGTGTCGTATCTGGAAAATCTAAAAGAAAAATCACGCTGATCCAGCGTGATTTTTTCTTACCCTTTTAACATGATGGGCGGCTGTGCGAATTCTTCTGCCAGCAATTTTTCCTGACCGCTGCCGTTTTGGCCAAGCGCATAAATCCTTGCTGCTCTGGTATCCAGCTTAAGATCAGGATCAGTGAATGCCGAAAGCTTCGAAACAAGAGGCAGGCCAAAATCTTTCTTCCTTAAGTTCAAGTAAGAACGTCCTTTTTCGGTTGCACCTAGTAACCTTAGATAATTCACCGTATTTTTGGCGGATTTCATTTGATCTTTTCTTGTATTGGTTAAAATATGGAGGCAGACTCTTTGCAGCCTTGTCCATGTATAACGTTTGGTTTTAATGGATTCCATGAATTGCTTAAAGCTGTTTGAGGCAGCTGCAGCGGCAAGCAATCTATTTTCCAGGCCTTCTTCTACTTCATAGAACTCGCTCAATTCCTCAGGGCTGCTTTGCAGGAGCCTGTACTTTAAGAATGGCCAGTAATCTTCCCAGGAATGGAATCCTCCATACTCTTCCCTGTAGCTGATCAAGTGGTTGTAAGTTGAATCTGGGACGTATTGCCTGATCGTTTCGATTTCGCCTGAAGCGCCGAACAGCGCTTTGCGGATGCTGGTCGCACTGGCAATAGTCGCTGAAGCAAAATGCTCATCATGGTAGCCGGCGTTTTTTCTGGTGATTGTTTGTGCCTTCATTGGGCTTTCCTGTCTGAGGATCGCCTGGATGTAATGCATCCCCAAAATGTTATTTGGCCTGGAAATATCAATGAAGCTTTCTGAAGGAGCGAGGGATTGGAATGCAAGTGCTATTGACTTAGGATAGCTGTTTCCTTCTCCTGCAAAAAACTTTATTTTTTTCTGAAAAAAATCATTATTGGCCTCGAGAAAGCTGATCGTCCGCATGAACGCATTGAGATCACCTGATTCACTGCCGAAACACAGAATCTCACAGCCGGCTGCAGACAGGATTGAGACAGAACCATCTGCAAAGACTTCGGCATGCTGCGTCGCGAATCGGTAGGGAAGTTCAAATACAATGTCTATACCGGCATCCAGTGCCATCTTTGTTCTTGCCCATTTCGAAACAAGCGCAGGTTCCCCCCGCTGCAGAAAATTTCCGCTCATAGCGGCGATGGCAACATCAGCACCAGACTCTTCTTTCGCCTGCTGCAAATGAAATAGATGGCCATTATGGAAAGGATTATATTCAACGACGACACCAACAGCTTTCATTCTTGTACCCCTTCGTGTTAAGATGGATATTGCATTGTTTGGAAGTTTAGATTAATGTATTTATGTAAATTATAGTGTAAAGAAAAAATATTGACAAATGATTATGCGAAGGTCTATAATTACCTTTGTTGCCTTGGGGTGATTCTATGAAATGGACAATAAGTCAGATACAAAAACATCGAAACAAGGACTTTCTGATTGACGAGTTTGTCCGAATGGACTCAATTAAGGAAACAGATCCGACAATCCGCGAGGTATCTCCCATCCATCTAACAGGAAGGGCGGATATCAGTGCCACGAGAGTGACATTCCATGTCCGGATTGATGGTCATCTGATCCTTCCTTGTTCACGGACACTGGTTGATGTAAAATATCCAATTGATGTGGAAACTACTGAAACTTTCATGTTAAACAGCCACGACTATGAGGCTGATGAGGAAGTTCATCAAGTAACAGGCGATGTCATTGATCTTGAACCCATCATCAGGGAGATCTTGCTGGTGGAAGTGCCGATGCAAGTATTCTGTGATGATAGCGCTGGTCAAGAAGGCGCACCCCAGTCAGGTAAGGATTGGGAAGTAATCGAGGAACAGGAGAAATCCGAAAAACTTGATCCCCGGCTTGCCGGACTTGCAAAATTCTTTGAGGACTCTAAGGATTCCTCTGACTAATTGATTAAAAAAGAGCGTGGAGGTCCAGAAAAGGACTGGCCTTCATAAACTTTCTTATTCCTTTTAAGGAGGTGGGAAGAATGGCTGTACCATTTAGAAGAACATCTAAAACTGCGAAAAGAAAACGCCGTACTCATTTTAAATTACAAGTTCCGGGTATGGTAGCATGCCCTAACTGCGGTGAAATGAAACTTGCTCACCGTGTGTGCAAAGCTTGCGGAACATACAAAGGAAAAGAAGTTGTTAACGACTAATTTTCTTTCAAAAAAAGCACAGGATGCATATGCATCGCTGTGCTTTTTTTGTATATTTGCTCCTTAATACAGAAAATTGATACAATTTGAAGGACTAGTATTTTAGGAGGAGCAGGATGGATTCATACATAATTTCAAAAGAAAAAGACGGAGTGCTGCTTTTTACAATCAACAGGCCTGGCAGGAGAAATGCAATTGATTTTGAGGTAATGGCAGGGCTGGAATCTGCAATTGAAATGGCTGCAGATCAGGATGTTAAAGCATTTGCCATTACGGGGGCTGGCGAGCAGGCTTTCTGTTCGGGAGGAGATTTATCTGCCTTCCATCAATTGAAGACAGAAGAACAGGCATATGGGATGCTTTCGCGCATGGCTGGGATTTTGTATAAGCTGCTGACCTTGCCAAAACCAAGCATTGCGATTCTCAATGGTTCTGCAGTCGGAGGCGGTTGTGAAATAGCATCTGCCTGTGATTTCAGGATTGGAAAGCAAGGGATCAAAGCAGGTTTCGTCCAGGCGAACCTGGCGATCACAACCGGCTGGGGAGGGGGAACAATCCTCCTCGAAAGGCTTCCCCATGCTGCATTGAAAATGCTGCTTGATGCCAGGATCCATAATGCTGAGGAGTTGATGAGCCTTGGTTTCCTGAATCATATTTATACAAAGGATCCTATTGATGCCTGTCTCTCATTCATGGAAGGAAGCTTGAAAAAAGAGACAGCGGTTTTAGAAGCCTATAAATCTTTAATCAATAAAAAATGGGAGCAATTATCAATGAGAGAAAGGATGGGGGCAGAAGCCGCAAAATGTGCTGTACTATGGGGAGAAGAAGTACATCATAAAAAAGTGGACGAATTCATTAACAAAAAAAATAAAAATAATTGATCGGTATTGGATGATATCAGTCTATCTTTCCTATTAGATGCATAAGAATGAATAAAAAACAATAGGAGGGATTTTCTGATGCCACTAACCCGTCAGGATGCCTGGTCACAGGACGAAGACTTATTGCTTGCTGAAGTTGTATTGCGCAATATCCGCGAGGGCGGCACGCAATTAAAAGCTTTTGAGGAAGTCGGGAAACAGCTGTCAAGAACAGCTGCGGCCTGCGGTTTCCGCTGGAATTCATATGTGAGGAAACAGTATAAATCCGGAATCGAACTAGCAAAAAAACAGCGAAAAGAAGCAAAAAAACAGGTGAAAGCACAAGAAGTTACTGAAGAGGCTCAGGCTGCGGCAAGCGAAATGCTAAGCCCGGTCCAGGAAAAACAGGAAAAGCAATCGAATTTAAGCATTGAAGCAGTAAAACAGTATCTTGATGACCTCTATGAAAAAGCGGGAGCTCTTAACAGTCAGGATGATCAGAAGGAAAAAATTCGCGGCCTTGAAAAACAAATCTATTACTTGTCTGCTGAAAATGAAAAATTAGAGACAAAGCTGCGGTCGATGGAAGAAGACTATCGTGCCCTGATTGATATCATGGAGCGGGCCAAAAAAAGAGTAGGCCCCAAAGACGAAGAAAAACAGCAGAAAATGAACTTTCAGGTAGAGGGAAAGGGAAACCTGGAAAAGGTTGAAAAATAACAATAAGAAGCGCCTGCCAGATCTGGCAGGCGCTATTATTTGTTACTGTGTTAGAAAACCCCTGGCTATGCCGGGGGTTCCAGAGAGCTTATAGCGTGGTAGTAATAAAAAAACCTCACTTCATGGTAGGATAAAGTTGGTTTCCCGACCACTTCATCTCACCGTAGAAGGAGGTATGCCCTATGAAGGACATGAACAGTTTAGCACATACAACATGGAATTGTAAGTATCACATAGTATTTGCCCCAAAATACAGAAGACAAATCATTTATGGAAAATATAAAAAGAGTATAGGCCAAATTATCAGAGATTTATGTGAACGAAAAGGTGTTGTGATCCATGAAGCTAATGCCTGTCCGGACCACATTCATATGTTAGTTAGTATCCCGCCGAAATTGAGTGTGTCTCAATTCATGGGTTACTTGAAAGGAAAGAGCAGCCTCATGATTTTCGATCGACATGCCAATTTAAAATACCGGTATGGAAACCGGAAATTTTGGTGCCGAGGCTTCTATGTTGATACAGTAGGCAGAAACAAAAAGCAAATACAAGAATACATTCGAAATCAGCTCGTGGAAGACTATCAAGCTGACCAGTTAACATTGTTCGAAGAGTTTGATCCTTTCACAGGACAAAAAAATAAGAATAAATAAAGAAATTCTTTAGAATTGGTGAGTGAATGTGGTGCAGAAGGGAAACCCTTTCAGCGGGCCTTTAAGGCCAAGGCCGGTAAGAGAGGCTTTCAGCCGCAGAGCAAACCACCAGTTCACACTGGTGGTTTTGATTATGATATTACTGAACTTGTTCTGTTACACCGGCAGGATACCACACAAGAGGGTTTTCGCCACGGTCTCTTTCCACATCATAATGAACAGGAGTAAAGCCCATCTTTTCCCAGAAATCCTGTGATTTAACACGAGGATTCGTCTTGATTGGCAGGCCAAAGCTCTTCGCGAATTCAACTAGTGCTTTTCCATAGCCCTTACCCTGGTAATCCGGAAGTACTTCAAGCTTCCAAAGCTCCAGATAATCCTGGGAAGGTTCGAAGTAGCGGTCAAACTGTTTTTTTACCTGATAAAGGCTCATGCGTGCGACAAGCTTGTCACCGAAATAAATACCGTAGAACGGTGAATCGCTATCATTTTCCACAATATTCGCTTCCAAATCCTCTAACATTGAAAGCTCCTGATGGCCATACTCCTTGAATTTCTTGAATTCTTCCAATGTCTTATAATTGATTTTAAGTTTTTCCACTTTTTTCACCATAATACACTCCCTCTATCAAGCCGCCAATCAATGACTGATCATGCGCTTTTCCTATTCTGAAAAAGGCAGCTGAAATTATTTATTTTTTTATACCTATTTTTATTATATTATAAAAACATGAAAAATTCTGCATTTGAATTTTAGAAAGCGGTTCCAATTTTTGCAGGAAAGATACAGAATATTGTAGAATTTTATATAGTGAGCGTATTTTTTACGGGAAAGGGGAAAGAGCGTGCAAAAAATATTGATTGCAAACAGAGGAGAAATAGCGCTTCGCATTATCCGCACTTGCCGTGAGCTTG belongs to Mesobacillus sp. AQ2 and includes:
- a CDS encoding nucleotidyltransferase, producing the protein MKAVGVVVEYNPFHNGHLFHLQQAKEESGADVAIAAMSGNFLQRGEPALVSKWARTKMALDAGIDIVFELPYRFATQHAEVFADGSVSILSAAGCEILCFGSESGDLNAFMRTISFLEANNDFFQKKIKFFAGEGNSYPKSIALAFQSLAPSESFIDISRPNNILGMHYIQAILRQESPMKAQTITRKNAGYHDEHFASATIASATSIRKALFGASGEIETIRQYVPDSTYNHLISYREEYGGFHSWEDYWPFLKYRLLQSSPEELSEFYEVEEGLENRLLAAAAASNSFKQFMESIKTKRYTWTRLQRVCLHILTNTRKDQMKSAKNTVNYLRLLGATEKGRSYLNLRKKDFGLPLVSKLSAFTDPDLKLDTRAARIYALGQNGSGQEKLLAEEFAQPPIMLKG
- a CDS encoding patatin-like phospholipase family protein — protein: MGLREEKALARPKIGLALGSGGARGFAHLGVIKVLRDEDIPIDLIAGSSMGALVASFYGAGLDVERLYKLSRVFKRKYYLDFTVPKMGFIAGKRVKELIRIFTHGKMIEELDIPIGIVATDLMSGEKVVFKEGPVAEAVRASIAIPGIFVPEKLGGRLFVDGGVVDRIPVSVAKEMGADIVIAVDVSSVKINEDVTSIFDVIMQSIDIMQMELVANREVASDVMLRPPVEMFNSKAFTNIEEIIEIGEEEARKHIDKIKQCIGQWKEPQTE
- a CDS encoding YceD family protein; amino-acid sequence: MKWTISQIQKHRNKDFLIDEFVRMDSIKETDPTIREVSPIHLTGRADISATRVTFHVRIDGHLILPCSRTLVDVKYPIDVETTETFMLNSHDYEADEEVHQVTGDVIDLEPIIREILLVEVPMQVFCDDSAGQEGAPQSGKDWEVIEEQEKSEKLDPRLAGLAKFFEDSKDSSD
- the rpmF gene encoding 50S ribosomal protein L32; this translates as MAVPFRRTSKTAKRKRRTHFKLQVPGMVACPNCGEMKLAHRVCKACGTYKGKEVVND
- the rsmD gene encoding 16S rRNA (guanine(966)-N(2))-methyltransferase RsmD, giving the protein MRVVSGDLKGRVLKAVPGTSTRPTTDKVKEALFNMIGPYFTGGLGLDLFAGSGGLGIEALSRGLDKVIFVDREGKAIHVINENLKSCDLEEKAEVYRNEAVRALKAIQKRELVFDFIFLDPPYKKQQLVKLLEMMDKEGLIHQEGLIVCEHASDIRLPEKIGKLVQTRNEKYGIIGITLYNVEAVDEGEK
- a CDS encoding N-acetyltransferase, with the translated sequence MVKKVEKLKINYKTLEEFKKFKEYGHQELSMLEDLEANIVENDSDSPFYGIYFGDKLVARMSLYQVKKQFDRYFEPSQDYLELWKLEVLPDYQGKGYGKALVEFAKSFGLPIKTNPRVKSQDFWEKMGFTPVHYDVERDRGENPLVWYPAGVTEQVQ
- the coaD gene encoding pantetheine-phosphate adenylyltransferase; this translates as MARVAVCPGSFDPITYGHLDIITRAAKVFDELYVVVLNNSSKKPLFSVEERIDLIDQVTKSIPNVKVDSFQGLLVDYAESVNANAIIRGLRAVSDFEYEMQITSMNRVLDDKIETFFIMTNNQYSFLSSSIVKEVAKYGGKISELVPSEVEEALLKKFNEDKK
- the ylbJ gene encoding sporulation integral membrane protein YlbJ, with protein sequence MLKSRLKTLFLAASVTFLAVSLITFPQESFDASIRGLNMWWEIVFPSLLPFFIVSEMLIGFGVVRFIGVLLEPLMRPLFKVPGVGGFVWSMGMASGFPAGAKLTARMRQEGQLTKIEAERLVSFTNSSNPLFIFGAVSVGFFYNVQLGVILALAHYLGNISVGLIMRFYGRSEESTTKDKERNLSIRDAFAALHRTRIKDNRPIGKLLGDAVMSSIQTLLMIGGFIILFSVINKLLFHLHITGFLAKFLEIMLGMLGMTDMLSLPFISGIFEITLGSQMTSQVQDATLMHQAVITSFILAFSGFSVQAQVASILAQTDIRFQPFFFARIIHGFFAAFYAFILWKPVYERFFQDGQPSNALPVMEYLTSEGSRLAEAYSLLATAGPLITIGSLLIYIWIFGRRILQEK
- a CDS encoding SepM family pheromone-processing serine protease translates to MSRKTSIGISILAAVLIMASALFYLPYYVTKPGMAKELEPIVEVEGGYDEEGNFMLTTVRMGRANIYAYIIAKFSKYQEIYPVEDIRAEDETDEEYNIRQLHMMDNSKTSAIEVAYKKAGKPVDYTYKGVYVLRTMEGMPADGKLKPGDLVFKVDGNPFSSSQEFIEYISSKKPGDTVKLEYKRNGKSKQANIPLKALDDGSNRPVVGIQLVDDKEIDVEPDVTVESEEIGGPSAGFMFSLEIYNQLTEEDLTKGYEIAGTGTMSPDGTVGRIGGIQQKVVAADKAGAEIFFAPFEKGAKGSNYEEALIAAKDIKTKMKIVPVDTFDEAVSYLENLKEKSR
- the tnpA gene encoding IS200/IS605 family transposase, translating into MKDMNSLAHTTWNCKYHIVFAPKYRRQIIYGKYKKSIGQIIRDLCERKGVVIHEANACPDHIHMLVSIPPKLSVSQFMGYLKGKSSLMIFDRHANLKYRYGNRKFWCRGFYVDTVGRNKKQIQEYIRNQLVEDYQADQLTLFEEFDPFTGQKNKNK
- a CDS encoding enoyl-CoA hydratase/isomerase family protein: MDSYIISKEKDGVLLFTINRPGRRNAIDFEVMAGLESAIEMAADQDVKAFAITGAGEQAFCSGGDLSAFHQLKTEEQAYGMLSRMAGILYKLLTLPKPSIAILNGSAVGGGCEIASACDFRIGKQGIKAGFVQANLAITTGWGGGTILLERLPHAALKMLLDARIHNAEELMSLGFLNHIYTKDPIDACLSFMEGSLKKETAVLEAYKSLINKKWEQLSMRERMGAEAAKCAVLWGEEVHHKKVDEFINKKNKNN
- a CDS encoding methylthioribose kinase; this encodes MIQRFIELGEGYSDLYELIETARANRHRLMHLMAIHTKVNEKEVSSLLVVLKPTNPGNFQALYICREGISNPHILKNKRFDMFKELADELDKTIIEFDAKPSTMFAEKELYFQYLIGILRLNHYIPPLQ
- a CDS encoding RsfA family transcriptional regulator, producing the protein MPLTRQDAWSQDEDLLLAEVVLRNIREGGTQLKAFEEVGKQLSRTAAACGFRWNSYVRKQYKSGIELAKKQRKEAKKQVKAQEVTEEAQAAASEMLSPVQEKQEKQSNLSIEAVKQYLDDLYEKAGALNSQDDQKEKIRGLEKQIYYLSAENEKLETKLRSMEEDYRALIDIMERAKKRVGPKDEEKQQKMNFQVEGKGNLEKVEK